A single genomic interval of Aureliella helgolandensis harbors:
- a CDS encoding aldo/keto reductase: protein MQRRRLGESGLSVTDICMGTMTFGSQCDEMLSMQILDRAHDAGIDFYDAAEIYPVPPLEETVGRTEEIVGKWLQGKQREHLLIATKVTGAGHGWFAPPVRGGRTALDARHIRCAVEDSLRRLQTDYIDLYQTHWPDHQMRYEDTLDALSRLVDEGKVRAIGCSNETSWGLMKSLWAAEQHGTRRYDTVQNNFSLINRRCESELAQVCRREKVSLLPYSPLGGGVLSGKYNNSLPEGGRFTEYLRSGGERQKSMAMRFVNERSIETTRRLATIAEDIGVSLVALAVAWSRQHDFVASTIIGATSVTQLEESLQAVDLILDQETLARIDAIDVDIPCPLREDGLRRL from the coding sequence ATGCAGCGCAGACGACTAGGCGAAAGCGGACTTTCCGTTACCGATATTTGTATGGGCACCATGACTTTCGGAAGTCAGTGCGATGAGATGCTTTCGATGCAAATACTCGACCGCGCACATGACGCTGGTATCGACTTTTATGACGCGGCCGAAATCTACCCAGTCCCGCCCTTAGAAGAAACCGTCGGTCGTACCGAAGAGATTGTGGGTAAGTGGTTGCAGGGAAAACAACGCGAGCATCTCTTGATTGCGACCAAGGTTACCGGCGCGGGACATGGCTGGTTTGCTCCACCAGTGCGGGGTGGGCGGACCGCCTTGGATGCAAGGCACATCCGCTGTGCGGTCGAAGATAGTCTACGGCGATTGCAAACCGACTACATCGACTTGTACCAAACGCATTGGCCCGATCATCAGATGCGGTATGAGGACACGCTCGACGCGTTGTCCAGACTGGTGGATGAGGGAAAAGTGCGCGCGATCGGATGCAGCAATGAAACCAGCTGGGGGTTGATGAAGAGCCTGTGGGCTGCCGAGCAACATGGCACCCGCCGCTACGATACCGTTCAAAATAACTTCAGCCTGATCAATCGCCGCTGTGAGAGTGAATTGGCGCAGGTTTGTCGTAGAGAGAAGGTTAGCTTGCTCCCCTATTCACCCCTGGGCGGTGGCGTCTTGAGCGGCAAGTATAACAATAGCTTGCCCGAGGGAGGACGGTTTACCGAGTACCTCCGCAGCGGTGGCGAACGGCAAAAGTCGATGGCCATGCGTTTCGTGAACGAAAGGTCGATCGAAACTACCCGCCGACTGGCTACCATCGCTGAGGATATTGGGGTCTCGCTCGTGGCCTTGGCCGTTGCTTGGAGTCGTCAGCACGACTTCGTTGCGTCAACCATTATTGGCGCTACCTCCGTAACGCAGCTCGAAGAGTCTCTGCAAGCGGTCGACTTAATCCTCGACCAAGAAACTCTGGCACGGATCGACGCCATCGACGTGGATATTCCCTGCCCATTGCGCGAAGATGGCCTGCGCAGGCTGTAG
- a CDS encoding purine-nucleoside phosphorylase has translation MGNELDLLSLSPAKLTALVAEARDRVFAKRIFQPRVAIVLGSGLGDLATRLTHPTALPYSEIPGFPRTHAVGHAGQLILGFLAGVPVVLMQGRAHRYEGFSNLHVRFPIRCLHALGATTLIVTNAAGGLNTRFQKGDLMAIDSHIDFLWNRQQWGKPHVRPTPPLRGKCPYDFGLIHHANSIARRKDITLHQGTYLATLGPTYETRGEYRMFRQLGADAVGMSTVPEVLTARELSMQVLGFSVITNVASTDIPQSTSHSEVVDLGNEAGPRLMDILEDLLQDMAGQPD, from the coding sequence GTGGGGAACGAACTAGATCTACTGTCCCTGTCTCCAGCAAAGCTCACCGCGCTCGTCGCTGAAGCGCGAGACAGAGTTTTCGCAAAGCGAATTTTTCAGCCGCGAGTGGCCATCGTACTTGGCAGTGGCCTCGGGGACTTGGCAACCAGGCTGACCCATCCCACCGCCCTGCCCTATAGTGAGATCCCCGGATTTCCCCGCACGCATGCCGTCGGTCACGCTGGACAATTGATTCTCGGTTTCCTAGCAGGCGTCCCGGTCGTGCTCATGCAGGGAAGAGCCCATCGCTACGAGGGATTCTCGAACCTGCACGTCCGCTTCCCCATCCGTTGCTTGCACGCACTGGGAGCGACGACTCTCATCGTGACCAATGCGGCAGGCGGCCTCAACACGCGCTTTCAGAAAGGGGATCTAATGGCGATTGATAGCCATATTGATTTCCTGTGGAATCGACAACAATGGGGCAAGCCCCATGTACGACCAACACCGCCGCTTCGCGGAAAATGCCCGTATGATTTTGGGCTTATCCACCACGCCAACTCCATCGCCCGTCGAAAAGACATCACGCTGCACCAAGGCACCTACCTAGCCACCCTAGGGCCGACCTACGAGACGCGTGGCGAGTACCGCATGTTTCGCCAACTGGGTGCGGATGCGGTTGGAATGAGCACTGTGCCTGAAGTCCTAACCGCTCGCGAGCTAAGCATGCAAGTGCTGGGGTTTTCGGTCATTACCAATGTGGCCTCGACCGACATCCCACAGTCAACTTCGCACTCGGAAGTCGTTGACCTGGGCAACGAGGCGGGGCCACGGCTCATGGATATTCTCGAGGATCTCTTACAGGACATGGCTGGCCAGCCCGATTAG
- a CDS encoding metal-sulfur cluster assembly factor, with protein sequence MNKILSEELVREQLKQVIDPELFVNIVDLGLIYVVDLQASTTEEGKTDILIEMTMTSPMCPAGPQLVANSRQAAESLEGVGNVEIKVVMDPPWTQDMMTEDARDQLGIF encoded by the coding sequence GAGCAGCTTAAGCAGGTGATCGATCCCGAATTGTTTGTCAACATCGTCGATCTTGGCCTGATCTATGTAGTTGACCTGCAGGCCAGCACTACCGAAGAGGGGAAGACGGACATCTTGATTGAGATGACGATGACCAGCCCTATGTGCCCAGCCGGCCCGCAGTTGGTGGCCAATAGTCGGCAAGCGGCGGAATCCCTCGAAGGAGTGGGCAATGTCGAGATCAAGGTGGTCATGGATCCCCCTTGGACTCAAGACATGATGACGGAAGACGCACGGGATCAACTCGGCATCTTCTAA
- a CDS encoding RAD55 family ATPase, translated as MNQENPCVEKRLKTGIPQLDEALGGGLLPGCLTMIVGATGVGKTQLGIQFSEAGLAQEGSRGAVIDLSSRGDSQNHVGYAQRLFSVDLSVGNLKEEVACPFGVERPSDLLSFLGYGGRRVLRSQMDDDQWHAWQSELNRRTPQLFKYVYSHLTHGTRRFIVDGIEPQVSASDSLQLDLLELIYHRMLRQEHDWLAREVLRENYREWESKVAQHAFDHQASSAVVLVTTKQTMLEQLMTDPLADGDLLAGANTIIMLGRQLKEGVMTRALYVAKHRGSYADQRIIPFEITEQGVRLP; from the coding sequence ATGAACCAGGAGAATCCCTGCGTGGAAAAGCGTCTGAAAACCGGCATCCCCCAGCTCGATGAAGCACTTGGAGGCGGGCTGCTGCCAGGCTGCCTGACGATGATCGTTGGAGCGACGGGAGTTGGGAAAACACAACTGGGAATCCAGTTTAGCGAGGCTGGGTTGGCCCAAGAGGGCTCCCGTGGCGCGGTCATCGATCTGTCGAGTCGAGGTGACTCTCAAAATCACGTGGGCTACGCCCAACGACTCTTCAGCGTTGACCTGAGTGTGGGGAACCTGAAGGAGGAAGTCGCCTGCCCCTTCGGTGTCGAGCGGCCCAGCGACCTGTTGTCCTTTTTGGGCTATGGTGGGAGACGTGTTCTACGGAGTCAGATGGACGACGACCAATGGCACGCCTGGCAATCGGAATTGAACCGGCGTACACCTCAGCTATTTAAGTATGTCTACTCACACCTTACGCACGGTACCAGGCGGTTTATCGTCGACGGGATTGAACCGCAGGTTTCCGCGTCGGACTCCTTGCAACTCGATTTGCTCGAACTCATCTACCACCGCATGCTGCGTCAAGAGCACGATTGGTTAGCCCGAGAAGTACTGCGAGAGAACTACCGCGAGTGGGAGTCGAAGGTTGCACAGCATGCATTCGATCACCAGGCATCTTCAGCGGTCGTCTTGGTCACCACCAAGCAAACCATGCTGGAGCAGTTGATGACCGATCCGCTTGCAGACGGCGATCTGCTGGCCGGCGCCAATACGATCATCATGCTGGGGCGGCAGTTGAAGGAAGGGGTGATGACGCGGGCGCTGTACGTCGCAAAGCACCGTGGTAGCTACGCGGATCAACGAATTATTCCGTTTGAAATCACGGAGCAAGGTGTCCGCCTTCCCTAG
- a CDS encoding purine-nucleoside phosphorylase, translating to MLELYNQIEDACRFIRKQWDRQPHAGIILGTGLGPLVEQIEVEASIEYEAIPHFPKSTATSHRGRLVCGNLCGLPIMAMEGRFHMYEGYPLKQITLPVRVMKAMGAELLIVSNASGGMNPYFQSGDIVVIEDHINLMGDNPLIGINDDRLGPRFPDMCQPYDAQLIDETLAIARRENIIAHKGVFVAVAGPNLETRAEYRFLRAVGADLVGMSTVPEVVVAVHCGLRTVGLSVVTDMCLPDALEPADVSKIIATAGAAEPKLRTLVTGILQYEAARQ from the coding sequence ATGCTGGAACTGTACAACCAGATCGAAGATGCTTGTCGTTTTATCCGCAAGCAATGGGATCGACAGCCACACGCTGGCATTATCCTGGGAACTGGCTTGGGGCCATTGGTCGAACAAATCGAAGTGGAGGCTTCCATTGAATACGAAGCCATTCCTCACTTCCCCAAATCCACAGCGACTAGCCACCGTGGACGGCTGGTGTGCGGCAACCTTTGCGGGTTGCCCATTATGGCCATGGAAGGCCGTTTTCATATGTACGAGGGTTATCCACTCAAGCAGATAACGCTGCCGGTACGAGTGATGAAAGCGATGGGGGCGGAGCTGCTGATCGTCTCCAATGCATCTGGCGGAATGAATCCCTATTTTCAATCCGGCGATATCGTCGTGATCGAAGATCACATCAATCTGATGGGAGACAATCCGCTCATTGGCATCAATGATGATCGGTTGGGCCCTCGCTTCCCAGACATGTGTCAGCCTTACGATGCTCAATTGATCGACGAGACACTTGCCATCGCACGACGCGAGAACATCATTGCCCACAAGGGAGTGTTTGTAGCGGTTGCTGGCCCTAATCTCGAGACTCGCGCGGAGTACCGTTTCCTGAGAGCTGTCGGCGCGGACTTGGTGGGCATGTCGACCGTCCCCGAAGTCGTGGTGGCCGTCCACTGTGGACTCCGCACCGTAGGGCTTTCCGTCGTCACGGACATGTGCCTGCCCGACGCGCTCGAACCGGCCGATGTTTCCAAGATCATTGCCACCGCTGGCGCGGCTGAGCCCAAACTCAGAACACTTGTGACCGGAATTCTTCAGTACGAAGCGGCCAGACAGTAA